One part of the Vicia villosa cultivar HV-30 ecotype Madison, WI linkage group LG6, Vvil1.0, whole genome shotgun sequence genome encodes these proteins:
- the LOC131613561 gene encoding uncharacterized protein LOC131613561, with the protein MDAVEKQQGGVFFLYGYGGTGKTFMWNTLSAALSLLLSGGRTTHSRFKIPVPTLETSICNIEKKDDIAELLKFTDLIIWDEAPMANKFCFESLDKSLKDIMSGPTHASKKIFGGKVVVFGGDFRQILPVIPRGTRSDIIHATINASYIWDHCKVLRLTKNMRLQSGPPTTTADEIRSFSEWILNIGDGTMCEPNDGYADICIPNDFIISNFSDPIQAIVEDTYPDLIHNYLDSNYLQSRAILASTIEVVDDINQYITNLLPGEEREYFSSDSIDRSDVTNFDAYEHVTPEFLNALKTSGLPNHSIKLKVGATIMLMRNLDQSEGLCNGTRLTVTRLAAHVIEAKIISGKNIGNIFYIPRMSLSTSQSPWPFKLVRRQFPIIVSFAMTINKSQGQSLDNVGLYLPKEVFSHGQLYVAISRVKSKKGLRILIHDKEKQPMLSTTNVVFKEVFHNI; encoded by the exons ATGGATGCTGTAGAAAAGCAACAAGGTGGGGTGTTTTTTTTATATGGCTATGGTGGGACTGGTAAGACCTTTATGTGGAACACTTTATCAGCAGCACTTAG TTTGTTGTTATCAGGAGGAAGAACAACTCATTCTAGATTTAAGATTCCCGTTCCTACTTTAGAGACTTCTATTTGCAACATTGAAAAAAAAGATGATATTGCTGAGCTGCTTAAGTTTACGGATTTAATCATCTGGGATGAGGCTCCTATGGCTAACAAGTTTTGCTTCGAATCATTGGACAAATCCTTAAAAGATATCATGAGTGGCCCCACACATGCATCTAAGAAAATATTTGGAGGCAAGGTTGTTGTTTTTGGTGGTGACTTCAGGCAAATTCTCCCTGTTATACCAAGAGGTACTAGATCTGATATTATCCATGCAACAATTAATGCTTCTTATATTTGGGATCATTGTAAAGTATTGAGACTTACAAAGAACATGAGATTGCAAAGTGGTCCACCTACTACTACAGCTGATGAGATTAGGAGCTTTTCTGAGTGGATTTTAAATATTGGAGATGGGACCATGTGTGAACCTAATGATGGTTATGCTGATATCTGTATTCCAAATGACTTCATAATTTCAAACTTTTCAGATCCGATTCAGGCCATTGTTGAAGATACCTACCCTGATCTCATTCATAATTATCTTGATTCCAATTATCTTCAAAGTCGTGCGATTTTAGCTTCAACAATCGAAGTAGTTGATGATATCAACCAATATATCACTAACCTTCTTCCAG GTGAAGAGAGAGAATACTTTAGTAGTGATTCCATTGATAGATCTGATGTAACTAACTTTGATGCATATGAGCATGTGACACCCGAGTTCTTGAACGCTCTTAAAACCTCAGGATTGCCTAACCATTCAATCAAGTTGAAAGTCGGGGCCACTATTATGTTAATGCGCAACCTGGATCAGTCAGAGGGCTTGTGCAACGGCACACGACTAACTGTAACCAGACTTGCTGCCCATGTCATTGAAGCGAAGATCATTTCTGGGAAAAATATTGGTAACATCTTTTATATTCCTAGAATGTCTTTATCCACCTCACAGTCTCCATGGCCATTTAAATTGGTGAGACGCCAATTCCCAATTATTGTTTCCTTTGCCATGACTATTAACAAGTCACAGGGCCAGTCACTTGACAATGTGGGATTGTATTTGCCAAAGGAAGTTTTTAGTCATGGGCAATTGTATGTCGCTATCTCAAGAGTCAAATCCAAAAAGGGATTAAGGATTCTTATTCATGACAAAGAGAAACAACCTATGCTCTCTACCACCAATGTTGTTTTCAAGGAAGTCTTTCATAACATTTAA
- the LOC131613560 gene encoding uncharacterized protein LOC131613560, which yields MEHYQNVSGKKARARRMLLLKEIRSKRQKVSPQQIVSGQTVINNPTFHTPRQPLSDLTQAFQNIITRTPVDQHSVTPNVSDAGTEPSLLIHGFKNLRSCHIGSLGTNLYSKFASTSTHKENDTFGLPSKTNQHPLPLHENNVVRAGSSSNRATLVCPPESKTARGRPRNQYGVPNMALNLCRKIPTPTNTQQTDMQTQTSNANPQPWSSAFPKRGRGRPRKNTSAPNLPMNHNTEVYSQTINRKQSIPSEVCRSSEVVKQYVHGIQVPQNSGSLRRDEYTPVSTPTHAPNNRKTPTCPVFTPTVNLDFNSDSDSDSDYDPFATYLSEDENFSEDEDYDAPFIIHDNAAGHSQEYYDIGSPLIECRYCKAMMWYQERMHKSSHSANPQFMMCCGNGKVELPLLREPPETLAKLLFDHESLVSRKFQQQIRVYNMMFAFTSPGAKVDNRFNNGRGPPTLRIQGQTCHRIGSLLPPQGQKPKFAQLYIYDTENEVENRMHGLRNKEDFDPEVVSRLASMLYQFNPHAKSFQMAKQWLNNGETPNLKLRLISNRSTDGRVYNQPTVSEVAALVVGDIDTAEMRDIIMQTKGGRLQRINELHAAYMAYQYPLIFPYGEDGYRPDVANRDLPANENSIRNRLTIREWLAFRIQTRLCEAKTLLSSRRLFQQFLVDGYTMLESEKLEWLRKNQPKLRVTKYNSLEKEGDQSQAPGISIGKRVVLPSSFVGGRRFMDQLYYDGMAICSKVGFPDLFITFTCNPNWPEIQRVLGPLHLKPQDRPDVISRVFKIKFDQLLSDLTKKGVLGKVLAYMYTIEFQKRGLPHAHILLFLHPSNKYPTPDDIDKIISADVPDPRRHPRLYNLVKSHMVHGPCGFANLNSPCMKDNKYTKFYPKKFQPTTIVDHEGYLVYRRRNNGHTIEKHDIIFHSGHVVPHNPSLLLKYEAHINMEWCNQSTSIKYLFKYINKGSDRISAIIQGQDKNNVDEIKQYLDCRYISPSEACWRIFSYSIHGRKPAVERLFFHLEGENSVYYKDYEQVGDVLLKPSVTESMFTSWFEANKTYEEARLLTYGDFVSKFVYHKRSRTWKPRKRGYTIGRLIWVPQSTGELFYLRMMLPVTKGPLCYKDIKKVDGKQLKTYRDACFAMGFLQDDREFVEAIKEAHLWGSGPFLRKLFVTML from the exons ATGGAGCATTATCAAAATGTATCAGGTAAAAAGGCTAGAGCTAGAAGAATGTTGCTTTTGAAAGAAATCCGGTCTAAACGTCAAAAAGTTAGTCCTCAACAAATAGTAAGTGGCCAGACTGTGATAAATAATCCTACCTTCCACACTCCAAGACAACCTTTGTCCGACCTTACTCAGGCATTCCAAAATATTATTACAAGAACACCGGTTGATCAACATTCTGTTACTCCAAATGTCAGCGACGCAGGGACAGAACCTAGCCTATTAATACACGGTTTTAAAAATCTGAGAAGCTGCCACATAGGCTCCTTAGGAACAAATCTTTACTCAAAGTTTGCATCAACTTCTACACATAAGGAGAATGATACTTTTGGTCTTCCGAGCAAAACTAACCAGCACCCCCTTCCGCTTCATGAAAACAACGTCGTTCGAGCCGGAAGTTCTTCTAATAGAGCCACATTAGT ATGTCCACCGGAATCCAAGACAGCTCGGGGACGGCCTAGAAATCAATATGGAGTTCCAAATATGGCGCTTAACTTGTGCAGAAAGATTCCTACACCAACGAATACGCAACAAACTGACATGCAAACTCAGACCTCAAATGCAAACCCACAGCCTTG GTCTTCAGCATTCCCAAAACGTGGCAGGGGCAGGCCTAGGAAAAATACCAGTGCTCCTAACCTCCCTATGAATCATAATACAGAGGTATACAGCCAAACAATTAACAGGAAACAGTCTATTCCAAGTGAAGTCTGCAGATCAAG CGAAGTTGTTAAACAATATGTCCATGGAATTCAAGTACCGCAAAATAGTGGCAGTCTTCGTCGTGACGAGTATACGCCGGTCTCAACGCCTACACATGCTCCCAACAATCGAAAGACGCCAACATGTCCAGTTTTTACACCTACGGTCAATTTGGATTTTAATAGCGACTCAGACAGTGATAGCGACTACGACCCCTTTGCAA CATATCTATCCGAGGATGAGAACTTCTCGGAGGACGAAGATTATGATGCTCCTTTCATAATTCATGATAATGCTGCCGGCCATTCTCAAG AATATTACGATATCGGATCCCCCCTTATTGAGTGCCGTTATTGTAAAGCGATGATGTGGTATCAAGAGAGAATGCATAAAAGTTCTCATTCCGCCAACCCACAGTTTATGATGTGTTGTGGAAACGGGAAAGTTGAACTCCCACTGCTTAGAGAGCCTCCGGAAACCCTTGCAAAACTTTTGTTTGATCACGAGAGTTTGGTTAGTCGCAAGTTCCAACAACAAATCCGAGTATACAACATGATGTTTGCATTCACGTCACCAGGGGCAAAGGTTGACAATCGATTTAACAATGGACGTGGGCCTCCAACACTAAGGATACAAGGTCAAACATGTCACCGAATAGGAAGTTTGTTGCCTCCGCAaggtcaaaaacctaagtttGCTCAGTTATATATTTATGACACGGAAAATGAAGTTGAAAATCGAATGCATGGACTAAG GAACAAAGAAGATTTTGATCCGGAAGTTGTCAGTCGATTAGCAAGCATGTTGTATCAATTCAATCCTCATGCTAAAAGTTTTCAAATGGCTAAACAATGGTTAAATAATGGTGAAACTCCAAATTTAAAGCTACGGCTCATTTCAAACCGATCCACGGATGGCAGGGTCTATAATCAGCCAACCGTGTCTGAAGTGGCTGCTTTGGTTGTTGGTGACATTGACACCGCAGAAATGAGGGATATCATAATGCAGACAAAGGGAGGAAGACTTCAAAGAATCAACGAGCTTCATGCCGCTTACATGGCTTACCAGTATCCTTTGATATTTCCTTATGGTGAGGACGGTTATAGACCTGATGTTGCAAATAGAGACTTGCCCGCCAACGAAAACAGCATAAGAAATAGGCTCACAATACGCGAATGGCTTGCCTTCCGCATTCAAACAAGGTTATGTGAGGCTAAGACTTTGTTATCTTCGAGAaggttgttccaacaattccTGGTTGATGGTTACACGATGTTAGAATCCGAGAAACTAGAATGGCTACGTAAAAATCAACCAAAGCTTCGAGTGACAAAGTACAACTCTTTAGAGAAAGAAGGCGATCAAAGTCAGGCGCCAGGAATAAGCATAGGTAAGCGAGTTGTTTTGCCTTCTTCCTTTGTTGGCGGCCGTAGGTTTATGGATCAGTTGTATTATGATGGGATGGCTATATGCAGTAAAGTCGGATTTCCCGATTTGTTTATTACTTTTACATGTAACCCAAATTGGCCGGAGATTCAAAGGGTTCTCGGACCTCTACATTTGAAGCCTCAAGATCGTCCGGATGTCATTTCAAgagttttcaaaatcaaattcgatCAACTCCTTTCAGATTTAACCAAAAAAGGAGTTCTTGGAAAAGTGCTTGCTT ATATGTACACCATTGAGTTCCAAAAGAGAGGATTACCTCATGCCCATATATTGCTGTTTTTGCATCCTTCAAACAAATATCCAACGCCCGATGACATTGACAAGATCATTAGTGCGGATGTACCAGACCCCAGAAGACACCCTCGGTTATACAATTTGGTAAAATCTCACATGGTCCATGGTCCTTGTGGTTTTGCAAATCTCAACTCACCTTGCATGAAGGATAACAAGTACACCAAGTTTTATCCTAAGAAATTTCAGCCTACGACTATAGTGGATCACGAGGGATATCTGGTTTATAGGAGAAGAAACAACGGACACACAATTGAAAAGCACGACATCATCTTTCATAGTGGTCATGTGGTTCCTCACAATCCAAGTTTGCTGTTGAAATACGAAGCCCACATCAACATGGAATGGTGCAACCAAAGTACTTCCATTAAATACCTTTTCAAATATATCAACAAAGGTTCGGACCGTATTTCTGCAATCATACAAGGACAGGACAAAAACAACGTTGACGAGATCAAGCAATATTTGGATTGTCGATACATCTCCCCGAGTGAGGCATGTTGGAGGATCTTTTCTTATTCTATACATGGAAGGAAGCCCGCTGTAGAGAGACTGTTTTTTCATTTGGAAGGTGAAAACTCCGTGTACTACAAAGACTACGAGCAAGTTGGTGATGTTTTACTCAAACCAAGTGTCACCGAGTCAATGTTTACATCTTGGTTTGAGGCAAACAAAACTTACGAGGAAGCAAGATTGCTAACTTATGGTGACTTCGTTTCTAAATTTGTTTATCATAAAAGAAGTCGGACTTGGAAGCCAAGGAAAAGAGGATATACCATTGGTCGACTCATTTGGGTTCCTCAAAGCACTGGTGAATTGTTTTATTTAAGAATGATGCTCCCTGTCACAAAGGGTCCTTTGTGCTATAAAGACATTAAGAAAGTTGATGGAAAGCAACTAAAAACTTATAGGGACGCTTGCTTTGCGATGGGATTTCTACAAGATGATCGAGAATTTGTCGAGGCTATCAAAGAGGCGCATCTTTGGGGTTCCGGTCCATTTTTACGCAAGTTATTTGTGACAATGTTGTAA
- the LOC131613559 gene encoding uncharacterized protein LOC131613559, with protein MSRAPILINDLVKGNQVWKMLIRVVDLWVVTEKNGHQHLEMVIQDVKADKIHVTSWNRDFTNWSEQLKEHETYMMYNGEPVDNEGPLKVCSHPLKIVLNGGTTMMKAVLPDIPTHKFIFHPIEDLLKGNYKHDILYDVIGVLQDVVKTQMGGGGRKSCVNITLRDVEGNVIEVALWETYGKQLMNYTTPNNTSGPTIILLTHAWCKPNSVFGLPSLSNAWNGSRLLINLDHPQVADFKASFGTTDLSGIPALSQSLTCDSSMQSANNFWTNLSEVKTIHAIAALARDSYATTIGTTVGFKASKNGWYFESYAGSSGNTDPEPVIKFKVEVEVVYGEHSGTFVFWDKDCIPFTKMNARELRQVMKEAGEDNPKIWPAHLDVLLNKEFVFRVKYQQQYRQFSIVKILSEEGLYAKFDKYLTPDETMAPQTVIETSTTAPIVIPNQGTQTSEQSIGAEPYSAANPTWSPEASSNSTPAKRGSESNSVKDIIQAEEITPKQSATKAKTGKKLKHLKKE; from the exons ATGTCAAGGGCTCCCATTCTGATAAACGATCTGGTCAAGGGGAACCAAGTATGGAAAATGTTGATTAGGGTTGTTGATCTTTGGGTTGTTACTGAGAAAAATGGCCATCAACACCTTGAGATGGTCATTCAAGATGTAAAG GCTGATAAGATTCATGTCACAAGTTGGAACAGAGATTTCACAAATTGGTCTGAACAACTGAAGGAGCATGAGACTTATATGATGTATAACGGAGAGCCCGTGGACAACGAAGGTCCTTTAAAAGTCTGTTCCCACCCACTCAAGATCGTCCTCAACGGAGGGACTACGATGATGAAGGCGGTGTTACCCGACATACCAACCCACAAGTTCATTTTTCATCCTATTGAAGACTTACTCAAAGGGAACTACAAGCATGACATCTTATATG ATGTTATAGGGGTGTTGCAAGATGTTGTTAAGACACAAATGGGCGGTGGTGGTAGGAAATCTTGCGTCAATATTACCTTGCGAGATGTTGAAGGGAATGTTATCGAGGTGGCATTATGGGAAACTTACGGCAAGCAATTGATGAACTACACTACCCCAAACAACACTTCTGGGCCTACAATTATCCTTTTGACCCATGCCTGGTGCAAGCCTAATTCAG TTTTCGGTCTTCCCTCTCTTTCGAATGCATGGAACGGCTCTAGACTTCTCATTAACTTGGACCATCCACAAGTAGCAGATTTCAAAGCTAG CTTTGGAACTACTGATTTATCTGGTATACCTGCCCTTTCCCAATCATTAACATGTGATTCTTCCATGCAATCTGCAAACAATTTCTGGACTAACTTGAGTGAGGTCAAGACTATCCATGCAATCGCTGCACTAGCAAGG GATTCTTACGCAACGACTATTGGCACTACCGTCGGTTTCAAAGCTTCCAAGAACGGATGGTATTTTGAGTCTTATGCTGGGTCATCTGGAAATACAGATCCTGAACCTGTTATTAA GTTCAAAGTTGAGGTTGAAGTTGTCTATGGTGAACACAGTGGAACATTTGTTTTTTGGGATAAGGATTGTATTCCTTTTACAAAAATGAATGCTAGAGAACTAAGACAGGTTATGAAAGAG GCTGGAGAAGACAATCCTAAAATTTGGCCTGCCCATCTAGATGTTTTGTTGAACAAAGAATTTGTGTTTCGCGTCAAGTATCAACAACAGTACCGACAATTCTCTATCGTTAAAATACTTAGCGAGGAGGGTCTTTATGCCAAGTTTGACAAATACCTCACCCCAGATGAG ACCATGGCACCTCAGACCGTTATTGAAACGTCCACGACTGCTCCGATAGTTATTCCAAACCAG GGCACACAAACTTCGGAGCAGTCCATCGGTGCTGAGCCATACTCGGCTGCTAACCCGACTTGGAGCCCAGAAGCAAGCTCCAACAGTACTCCAGCCAAGAGGGGTTCAGAGTCAAACTCGGTTAAAGATATCATCCAGGCTGAGGAGATCACTCCCAAACAATCCGCCACTAAGGCCAAGACTGGAAAAAAGCTTAAGCATTTGAAGAAGGAATGA